A single window of Ferrimonas balearica DSM 9799 DNA harbors:
- a CDS encoding cytochrome c3 family protein: MMKRNLTLLAGLFLALGINHGAMAAKMPMKSYHQEMFTSADGSVDCQACHGDQKPFSAPATETCLGCHGPMEDLVDSTKRPGHGAEFEPNPHDSLHYGTDLNCAYCHAEHKKPQVYCNQCHEFKYPEMKRK, encoded by the coding sequence ATGATGAAACGTAACCTGACTCTGCTGGCCGGTCTGTTCCTGGCCCTGGGCATCAACCACGGTGCTATGGCCGCCAAGATGCCGATGAAATCCTACCACCAGGAGATGTTCACCTCTGCCGATGGCAGCGTGGACTGCCAGGCCTGTCACGGCGACCAGAAGCCGTTCAGCGCCCCGGCCACCGAAACCTGCCTGGGTTGTCACGGCCCGATGGAAGACCTGGTGGATTCCACCAAGCGTCCTGGCCACGGTGCCGAGTTTGAGCCGAACCCGCACGATTCCCTGCACTATGGAACGGATCTGAACTGTGCTTACTGCCACGCAGAGCACAAGAAGCCTCAGGTGTACTGCAACCAGTGCCACGAGTTCAAATATCCGGAAATGAAGCGGAAGTAA
- a CDS encoding HAL/PAL/TAL family ammonia-lyase, whose amino-acid sequence MTLGATSAYAKDTVVLNGFDMTLDQAWEIAEGDAEVKIDRKAEKRLEKAYDTLMTAARTGKPVYGLTVGVGLNKDHKLFDASGEMTPEALKASREFQYNALRSHSAGVGEPMDAEMVRLGMAVRLNTLLHGQTGVQPEVADLYVEYLNHDIIPVIPSRGTVGEADILLASHVGLAMIGEWEVFYKGERVSSAEAMKDAGIEPLSPIGKDALSILSNNAFATAYAMKGLKQAEQVMEVAPTTFALSLEALNGNVAPYLPQTNEVRPFPSVQAMSKTILEQLDGSYLWDANAKRPLQDPLSFRTTGYTLAMAQKATDELEKMLLIQVNASDDNPAVVLNPSKEHLKESQLQQYLVDGKGGVFPTANFNPLPVAMAVQQLNIALAQVSHNTAMRTLRLSDDHFTGLPRFLTAPGNMGHAFGAVQKTFADLHTRNKHLAQPVTFEGIAIAGNIEDTFTNMKLASDNLIGITDNLYTMFGVELLHSTQAIDLRRMENPDLKLGKATEKLYDAYREKVSFVKVDRPYTPDIAAGKLVVEQF is encoded by the coding sequence ATGACCCTGGGCGCCACCAGTGCTTACGCGAAAGATACCGTCGTTCTGAACGGCTTTGATATGACCCTGGACCAAGCTTGGGAGATCGCCGAAGGCGACGCCGAGGTGAAGATCGACCGTAAGGCCGAGAAGCGTCTGGAAAAAGCCTACGACACCCTGATGACCGCCGCTCGTACCGGCAAGCCGGTTTACGGTCTGACCGTCGGCGTGGGTCTGAACAAAGACCACAAGCTGTTCGATGCCAGCGGTGAGATGACTCCGGAAGCCCTGAAAGCCTCCCGCGAGTTCCAGTACAACGCTCTGCGCTCTCACAGCGCCGGTGTGGGTGAGCCGATGGACGCCGAAATGGTGCGCCTGGGCATGGCGGTTCGTCTGAACACCCTGCTGCACGGTCAAACCGGTGTTCAGCCGGAAGTGGCTGACCTGTACGTTGAGTACCTTAACCACGACATCATTCCTGTGATCCCGTCCCGCGGTACCGTGGGCGAAGCGGACATCCTGCTGGCCTCTCACGTGGGCCTGGCGATGATCGGTGAATGGGAAGTGTTCTACAAAGGCGAGCGCGTAAGCTCCGCCGAAGCGATGAAAGACGCTGGCATTGAGCCGCTGTCTCCGATCGGTAAAGACGCTCTGTCCATCCTGTCCAACAACGCCTTCGCCACCGCTTACGCGATGAAAGGCCTGAAGCAGGCTGAGCAGGTGATGGAAGTGGCTCCGACCACCTTCGCCCTGTCTCTGGAAGCGCTGAACGGTAACGTGGCGCCTTACTTGCCGCAAACCAACGAGGTGCGTCCGTTCCCGTCCGTACAGGCGATGTCCAAGACCATCCTGGAGCAACTGGACGGTTCCTACCTGTGGGATGCCAACGCCAAGCGTCCGCTGCAAGACCCGCTCTCTTTCCGTACCACTGGCTACACCCTGGCCATGGCTCAGAAAGCCACCGACGAGCTGGAGAAGATGCTGCTGATCCAGGTGAACGCCTCTGACGACAACCCGGCCGTTGTGCTGAACCCGTCCAAAGAGCACCTGAAGGAATCCCAGCTGCAGCAGTACCTGGTGGATGGCAAAGGCGGCGTATTCCCGACTGCCAACTTCAACCCGCTGCCGGTGGCCATGGCGGTTCAACAGCTGAACATCGCCCTGGCTCAGGTGTCTCACAACACCGCCATGCGTACCCTGCGTCTGTCCGACGACCACTTCACTGGTCTGCCGCGCTTCCTGACTGCGCCGGGCAACATGGGCCACGCGTTCGGTGCCGTGCAGAAGACCTTTGCTGACCTGCACACCCGCAACAAGCACCTGGCTCAGCCGGTGACCTTCGAAGGCATCGCCATCGCCGGTAACATCGAAGACACCTTCACCAACATGAAGCTGGCTTCCGACAACCTGATCGGCATCACCGACAACCTGTACACCATGTTCGGTGTTGAGCTGCTGCACAGCACTCAGGCCATCGACCTGCGTCGCATGGAAAACCCGGACCTGAAACTGGGCAAAGCCACCGAGAAGCTGTACGACGCCTACCGCGAGAAAGTGTCTTTCGTGAAGGTTGACCGTCCGTACACCCCGGACATCGCCGCGGGCAAACTGGTGGTTGAGCAGTTCTAA
- a CDS encoding outer membrane protein OmpK: MFRPAYCALLLAPLFSLTPATALASVSAASVEVGYKAHSPGTLARNPGAFDQPYLQLDYRNLDDWGRLFSSTKLENPGQVSRDQQGQSGRTTFKSLNVVEPVMWEGRLNALLQNFISASTSTVEDNFYLGASRDLDLGAATLTVGAGLHYAFGSFAAKGLSYSGPSGYFATLNLSYPFRALGRDSAFSIAYNGQFDRAEGHQEVFRYDDYGHQWVNTLKTSLSERVYAKVYLSHLDSIGATPQGDLEYGLAFGLSL, from the coding sequence ATGTTCCGACCAGCCTACTGTGCCCTGCTGCTGGCGCCCCTGTTCAGCCTGACTCCGGCCACCGCTCTGGCCAGCGTCAGTGCCGCCAGCGTTGAGGTGGGTTACAAGGCGCACAGCCCCGGCACTCTGGCGCGCAACCCCGGCGCGTTCGACCAGCCTTACCTGCAGCTGGACTACCGCAACCTGGACGATTGGGGACGCCTGTTCAGCTCCACCAAACTGGAGAACCCAGGGCAGGTCAGCCGTGATCAACAGGGCCAGTCCGGTCGCACCACCTTTAAGTCACTGAATGTGGTGGAACCGGTGATGTGGGAGGGGCGACTGAATGCCCTGCTGCAGAACTTTATCAGTGCCAGCACCAGCACCGTGGAAGACAACTTCTACCTGGGGGCCAGCCGGGATCTGGATCTGGGCGCCGCCACCCTCACCGTGGGCGCCGGCCTGCACTACGCCTTCGGCAGTTTTGCCGCTAAAGGGCTCAGTTACAGCGGCCCCAGTGGCTACTTTGCCACGCTGAACCTCAGCTACCCCTTCCGTGCCCTGGGCCGGGACAGTGCCTTCAGCATCGCCTACAACGGTCAGTTTGACCGGGCTGAAGGGCATCAGGAGGTGTTCCGTTACGACGATTATGGTCATCAGTGGGTGAACACCCTGAAGACCAGTCTGTCCGAGCGGGTCTACGCCAAGGTCTACCTGAGCCACCTCGACAGCATCGGCGCCACGCCACAGGGTGATCTCGAATACGGCCTCGCCTTTGGCCTGTCGCTGTAA
- a CDS encoding flavocytochrome c, with translation MSNDKPMLASRRAMLKKTAALAAGGATLMVAGPSRASECKPVTPKFDEIYDIIVVGSGFAGMAAAVQAAEDGAKVLVIDKMPVFGGNSTINGGAMAVAGSHLQEKEGVKDSVALMVEDMLAAGRGMNDKKMLELVCDGTAESAKWLEERGTVWKPFVQHFGGHSVPRILQTRESSGAGIIRPLIKVANKKGVTMYTQTELRGFVKNEDGRIVGVQVQSDYFWPKKRSGSPKMYGARKGVIMATGGFGRDIDFRQIQQPSLTDELDSTNHAGATADALKLMMLEGANPVHLDQIQLGPWSSPDEKGFGTASQFNTIATYQNGLVVDVRTGERFFNELADRKARADAIMTRRDDEGKPVYPVGFTNAKGAAQAQTLAWGLKYDVIKKADTLEELAEIYGMPADKLVAQVERWNEAVRTGEDKEFGRPLMQAFELKEGPWYGVRMWPKVHYCMGGVRVNTHSEVLHLVTNKPITGLYAAGEATGGIHGASRLGACAVAEGVVTGRNAAKHAFASNTVELQLA, from the coding sequence ATGTCAAACGACAAGCCCATGCTGGCGTCGCGTCGCGCGATGCTGAAGAAGACCGCGGCCCTGGCCGCGGGTGGTGCCACCCTGATGGTGGCTGGCCCGAGCCGCGCGAGCGAGTGCAAGCCGGTAACCCCGAAGTTCGATGAGATCTACGACATCATCGTAGTGGGTTCCGGTTTTGCCGGCATGGCAGCGGCCGTACAGGCCGCTGAAGACGGTGCCAAGGTACTGGTTATCGACAAGATGCCGGTATTTGGCGGTAACTCCACCATCAACGGTGGCGCCATGGCGGTAGCCGGTTCCCACCTGCAGGAGAAAGAGGGCGTAAAAGACAGCGTCGCTCTGATGGTGGAAGACATGCTGGCCGCAGGCCGTGGCATGAACGACAAGAAGATGCTGGAACTGGTGTGTGATGGCACCGCGGAATCCGCCAAGTGGCTGGAAGAGCGCGGCACCGTCTGGAAGCCGTTCGTACAGCACTTCGGTGGCCACTCCGTACCGCGCATTCTGCAAACCCGCGAAAGCTCCGGTGCCGGCATCATTCGTCCGCTGATCAAAGTGGCGAACAAGAAAGGCGTGACCATGTACACCCAGACCGAACTGCGCGGCTTCGTGAAGAACGAAGACGGCCGCATCGTTGGTGTTCAGGTTCAGTCTGACTACTTCTGGCCGAAGAAACGCTCTGGTTCTCCGAAGATGTACGGTGCCCGCAAGGGTGTGATCATGGCCACCGGTGGCTTTGGTCGCGACATCGACTTCCGTCAGATCCAGCAGCCGTCCCTGACCGACGAGCTGGACTCCACCAACCACGCTGGTGCCACCGCCGACGCTCTGAAGCTGATGATGCTGGAAGGCGCCAACCCGGTTCACCTGGACCAGATCCAGCTGGGCCCGTGGTCCTCTCCGGACGAGAAAGGTTTCGGTACCGCTTCTCAGTTCAACACCATCGCCACTTACCAGAACGGCCTGGTGGTTGACGTTCGCACCGGCGAGCGCTTCTTCAACGAACTGGCTGACCGTAAGGCCCGTGCCGACGCCATCATGACCCGTCGTGACGACGAAGGTAAGCCGGTTTACCCGGTTGGCTTCACCAACGCCAAGGGCGCCGCTCAGGCACAAACCCTGGCCTGGGGTCTGAAGTACGACGTGATCAAGAAAGCCGACACCCTGGAAGAGCTGGCCGAGATCTACGGCATGCCGGCTGACAAGCTGGTGGCTCAGGTTGAGCGCTGGAACGAAGCGGTTCGCACCGGTGAAGACAAAGAGTTTGGCCGTCCGCTGATGCAGGCGTTCGAACTGAAAGAGGGTCCGTGGTACGGCGTGCGCATGTGGCCGAAAGTGCACTACTGCATGGGCGGTGTCCGTGTGAACACCCACTCCGAAGTGCTGCACCTGGTGACCAACAAGCCGATCACCGGCCTGTACGCTGCCGGTGAAGCCACCGGTGGTATCCACGGAGCCTCCCGTCTGGGTGCCTGTGCGGTAGCCGAAGGTGTGGTAACCGGTCGTAACGCGGCCAAGCACGCGTTCGCCAGCAACACCGTAGAACTGCAACTGGCCTGA
- a CDS encoding sigma-54-dependent Fis family transcriptional regulator, protein MSLELSLYREVTQTLSSSLQIETALKACFAELQPHFPADGIYINLFLPASQEIQSVAVADANGAKQLDRRIALTEEMCQLLQDPDRPLVRILTDVHQDPVTYHVLSQVLPQARSVVQLRLKIDDTHLGVAALYATKEGAFNNRHAELFRQFKAPFSLVTAFNLQSRNMLADNAHLASENRALRRSIAGQDEVVGARNGLKTVMEQVEAIAPLESTVLITGQTGVGKEVIANAIHQRSSRTGKPFIKVNCGAIPDSLIDSELFGYEKGAFTGAEKRKQGYFEQANGGTIFLDELGELPLSAQVRLLRVLQNRTIVRVGGVEPVELDIRVVAATHRDLAQMVQTGDFREDLWYRLNVFPIDIPGLNQRRQDIPLLVHHFMEQLAPRLGFKQLPAISGEDMMRLQNHAWPGNVRELVNAVERAMIQSRGGPLDFRFLSCPVAGHAIPESDGERPVIIDPSHATDMLVPLDVMTAKYMEHALRLTGGKIHGPGGAAERLKIHPNTLRSRMKKLGLL, encoded by the coding sequence ATGTCGTTGGAATTGTCGCTGTATCGGGAAGTCACTCAGACCCTCTCCAGCAGTTTGCAAATCGAAACCGCGCTGAAGGCGTGCTTCGCCGAGTTGCAGCCCCACTTTCCGGCCGATGGCATCTACATCAACTTGTTCCTGCCCGCCAGCCAGGAGATCCAAAGTGTCGCCGTGGCCGATGCCAACGGCGCCAAACAGCTGGATCGTCGCATCGCCCTGACCGAGGAGATGTGTCAGCTGCTGCAGGACCCGGACCGCCCGCTGGTGCGGATCCTGACCGATGTCCACCAGGACCCGGTGACCTACCACGTATTAAGCCAGGTGCTGCCCCAGGCCCGCTCCGTGGTGCAGCTGCGCCTGAAGATCGACGACACCCACCTGGGGGTTGCCGCGCTCTATGCCACCAAGGAGGGCGCGTTCAACAACCGCCACGCAGAACTGTTCCGCCAGTTCAAAGCGCCATTCTCGCTGGTGACCGCCTTTAACCTGCAGAGCCGTAATATGTTGGCCGACAACGCCCACCTGGCGTCCGAGAATCGCGCCCTGCGCCGTTCCATTGCCGGTCAGGATGAGGTGGTGGGCGCCCGCAATGGCCTGAAAACCGTAATGGAGCAGGTCGAGGCGATTGCACCGCTGGAAAGCACCGTGCTGATCACCGGCCAGACCGGGGTCGGTAAAGAGGTGATCGCCAACGCCATCCACCAGCGTTCTTCCCGCACCGGCAAACCCTTTATTAAGGTGAACTGTGGCGCCATCCCCGACAGCCTGATCGACTCGGAGCTGTTTGGCTACGAGAAGGGCGCTTTTACCGGCGCGGAGAAACGCAAGCAGGGCTACTTTGAGCAGGCCAACGGCGGCACCATCTTCCTCGACGAACTGGGCGAACTGCCGCTGTCCGCGCAGGTGCGCCTGTTACGGGTATTGCAGAACCGCACCATTGTCCGGGTGGGCGGGGTAGAGCCGGTGGAGCTGGACATCCGGGTGGTGGCGGCAACCCACCGGGATCTGGCCCAGATGGTGCAAACCGGCGACTTCCGGGAAGACCTCTGGTACCGCCTGAACGTCTTCCCCATCGACATTCCGGGCCTGAATCAGCGACGCCAGGATATCCCCCTGCTGGTGCACCACTTTATGGAGCAGCTGGCCCCGCGCCTGGGCTTTAAACAGCTGCCGGCCATCAGCGGTGAAGATATGATGCGACTGCAGAACCACGCCTGGCCCGGCAACGTGCGGGAACTGGTGAACGCGGTCGAGCGCGCCATGATCCAATCCCGCGGTGGCCCACTGGATTTCCGCTTCCTCAGCTGCCCGGTGGCCGGACACGCCATTCCCGAAAGCGATGGCGAGCGTCCGGTGATCATCGACCCCAGCCACGCCACCGACATGCTGGTGCCGCTGGACGTGATGACCGCCAAGTATATGGAGCACGCCCTGCGCTTAACCGGCGGAAAAATCCATGGCCCCGGCGGTGCGGCAGAGCGCCTGAAGATCCATCCCAATACTCTGCGCAGCCGGATGAAGAAGCTCGGCCTGCTGTAA
- a CDS encoding hydrogenase small subunit, with protein sequence MARCEARLEKLAAQAPVKTDSLQTRLDAAGISRRDFMKWSAVTTTALALPMQFAPMVAKAAEVADRVPLIWLHMAECTGCSESLIRCDTPTIDTVLFDHISLEYHETLMAAAGWQAEENLEHALHAYKGQYLLAVEGAIPTANGGHFLTVGCKGHTGMEIIHETAANAAAIISVGTCAAFGGVQAAAPNPTEARPVDKVIHQPVVNLGGCPPSEKNIVGTLMYFIMFGKLPPLDMFNRPKWAYGARVHDNCERRGRFDAGEFVETFGDHGAKEGYCLYKVGCKGPYTYNNCPTERFNHHTSWPVLAGHGCIGCSEPNFWDTMADFEKPLGRRELHSLDKTADFIGGAILGLTVAGIGAHAVASVFAKENKEEEQ encoded by the coding sequence ATGGCGCGCTGCGAAGCCCGCCTGGAAAAACTGGCGGCGCAGGCGCCAGTGAAAACCGACTCGCTGCAAACCCGGCTCGACGCCGCGGGGATCAGCCGCCGTGATTTTATGAAGTGGTCCGCCGTGACCACCACTGCCCTGGCCCTGCCGATGCAGTTTGCCCCGATGGTGGCCAAGGCCGCCGAAGTGGCTGACCGGGTACCGCTGATCTGGCTCCACATGGCCGAATGTACCGGCTGTTCCGAGTCCCTCATCCGCTGCGACACCCCCACCATCGACACCGTTCTGTTTGACCACATCTCGCTTGAGTATCACGAAACCCTGATGGCCGCTGCCGGCTGGCAGGCGGAAGAGAACCTCGAGCACGCTCTGCACGCCTATAAGGGTCAATACCTGCTGGCCGTGGAAGGCGCCATCCCCACCGCCAATGGCGGCCACTTCCTGACCGTGGGCTGTAAAGGCCACACCGGCATGGAGATCATCCACGAAACCGCCGCCAACGCCGCTGCCATTATCTCCGTGGGTACCTGTGCGGCCTTTGGTGGGGTTCAGGCGGCTGCGCCCAACCCGACCGAAGCCCGTCCGGTGGACAAAGTGATTCACCAGCCGGTGGTCAATCTGGGGGGTTGCCCGCCCAGTGAAAAGAACATCGTTGGCACCCTGATGTACTTCATCATGTTCGGCAAACTGCCACCGCTGGACATGTTTAACCGACCCAAGTGGGCCTACGGCGCCCGGGTACACGACAACTGCGAACGCCGCGGTCGCTTCGACGCCGGTGAGTTTGTCGAAACCTTTGGTGACCATGGCGCCAAAGAGGGTTACTGCCTCTACAAGGTGGGCTGCAAAGGCCCCTACACCTACAACAACTGCCCGACGGAACGCTTTAACCACCACACCAGCTGGCCGGTATTGGCTGGCCACGGCTGCATTGGCTGCTCCGAACCGAACTTCTGGGACACCATGGCGGACTTTGAAAAACCGCTGGGACGGCGCGAACTGCACAGCCTGGATAAGACCGCGGACTTTATCGGCGGCGCCATTCTGGGCCTGACCGTTGCCGGCATCGGCGCCCACGCCGTCGCCAGTGTGTTCGCCAAGGAAAATAAGGAGGAGGAACAATGA
- the hypE gene encoding hydrogenase expression/formation protein HypE, giving the protein MTERITLAHGSGGQAMQRLIKERFLAQFDNAELARMEDQAQLALAPMMAAGDRLAFATDSFVVDPIEFPGGDIGKLAVCGTVNDLAVGGALPHSLSVGLILEEGLEMAVLDRLITSLAATARAAGVQVVTGDTKVVHRGSCDKIFINTSGIGVIPSHRQLGAHRVQPGDLILVNGTLGDHGAAILQARGELALSGTLESDCQPLNGLVEAMLAAGPVHAMRDATRGGVAAVCNEIAEVAGLRLTLKESALPIHPQVRGISEILGLDPLLMANEGKLVAFVAAEHAEAVLAAMRAHPSGREAAIIGAVEPAASHQVLVEGLYGTCRQLLMPVGEQLPRIC; this is encoded by the coding sequence ATGACCGAACGCATCACGCTGGCCCACGGCAGTGGTGGCCAGGCTATGCAACGGCTGATCAAAGAGCGCTTTCTGGCCCAGTTCGATAATGCCGAACTGGCACGGATGGAGGACCAGGCCCAACTGGCCCTCGCCCCGATGATGGCGGCCGGCGATCGGCTGGCGTTCGCGACCGACTCCTTCGTGGTCGATCCCATTGAGTTTCCCGGCGGCGACATCGGCAAACTGGCGGTGTGTGGCACCGTCAATGACCTCGCTGTCGGCGGCGCCCTGCCCCACAGCCTCAGCGTCGGACTGATTCTGGAAGAGGGGCTGGAGATGGCGGTACTGGACCGCCTGATCACCTCCCTCGCCGCCACCGCCCGCGCTGCCGGTGTGCAGGTGGTGACCGGTGACACCAAGGTGGTGCACCGTGGCAGCTGCGACAAGATTTTCATTAACACCAGTGGCATTGGTGTCATCCCCTCTCACCGTCAGTTGGGCGCCCATCGGGTCCAGCCTGGTGACCTTATCCTGGTAAACGGCACCCTGGGCGACCACGGTGCCGCCATTTTGCAAGCCCGTGGCGAACTGGCCCTGAGCGGCACCCTCGAAAGCGACTGTCAGCCCCTCAACGGGCTGGTGGAAGCGATGCTGGCTGCCGGCCCGGTTCATGCCATGCGCGACGCCACCCGAGGCGGCGTTGCCGCCGTCTGCAACGAGATTGCTGAGGTGGCCGGGCTGCGCCTCACCCTGAAAGAGTCGGCATTGCCGATCCACCCGCAGGTGCGTGGCATCAGCGAAATCCTCGGCCTCGACCCGCTGTTGATGGCCAACGAGGGCAAGCTGGTCGCCTTTGTCGCCGCCGAGCACGCCGAGGCCGTTCTGGCCGCCATGCGGGCGCATCCATCCGGCCGTGAGGCGGCCATCATCGGTGCTGTGGAACCCGCAGCATCCCACCAGGTTTTGGTTGAGGGGCTCTATGGCACCTGTCGGCAACTGTTGATGCCGGTCGGTGAGCAACTGCCCCGCATTTGCTAG